A single genomic interval of Trichosurus vulpecula isolate mTriVul1 chromosome 6, mTriVul1.pri, whole genome shotgun sequence harbors:
- the LOC118855188 gene encoding olfactory receptor 2D3-like, giving the protein MDHLEANITFVTEFIFLGLSSQPRAQLILFIMFLFFYLLTVLGNLIIITVIQIEPRLQTPMYFFLTNLSFLDICYTTTNVPQMLSNMVGKKKTISFTGCAIQMYFSLSFGMIECVLLGVMAYDRYVAICAPLHYTVIMNRRTCIHMVIISWTSSFLSSMVINVFTLRLPYCGSNVLNHFFCEVPSVLRLACTDTSVTELVVFIFSIIIVFIPFLLIVISYARILLSVLRMHSAAGRLKALSTCASHLTVVVLFYGTAIFMYMRPQSKSSRSGGKIIAIFYTVITPMLNPLIYSLRNQDVKGALRKVISKHILA; this is encoded by the coding sequence AGGCAAATATAACCTTTGTGACTGAATTCATTTTCTTGGGTCTCTCTTCTCAACCAAGGGCTCAGCTCATCCTTTTCATCATGTTTTTATTCTTCTATTTATTAACAGTGCTTGGCAATCTCATCATCATCACAGTAATCCAGATTGAACCCCGACTCCAAACCCCCATGTACTTTTTCCTAACTAATCTGTCTTTCCTAGATATCTGTTATACTACCACTAATGTCCCACAAATGCTTTCCAATATGGTGGGGAAGAAAAAGACGATTTCCTTTACTGGCTGTGCAATCCAGatgtatttctccctttcctttgggATGATTGAATGTGTCCTCTTGGGGGTCATGGCATATGACAGATATGTTGCTATTTGTGCCCCACTGCACTACACAGTCATTATGAACAGGCGCACTTGTATTCACATGGTCATCATTTCCTGGACTAGCAGCTTCCTGAGTTCTATGGTGATTAATGTCTTTACGTTGCGTTTGCCTTACTGTGGGTCTAATGTGCTGAACCACTTCTTCTGTGAAGTGCCCTCAGTACTGCGGTTAGCTTGTACAGACACCTCTGTCACAGAGCTGGTAGTGTTCATCTTTAGCATCATAATTGTCTTCATTCCATTCCTTCTCATTGTTATCTCCTATGCCCGCATCCTCCTGTCAGTCCTCAGGATGCACTCAGCAGCAGGAAGGCTCAAAGCATTGTCCACCTGTGCCTCCCATCTGACTGTAGTGGTTCTGTTCTATGGGACAGCCATCTTCATGTACATGCGCCCTCAATCCAAATCTTCTCGTTCTGGGGGAAAGATAATTGCTATTTTCTATACTGTTATCACACCGATGCTCAACCCCCTGATCTACAGCTTGAGGAACCAGGATGTGAAAGGGGCCTTGAGAAAAGTCATCAGCAAACACATACTGGCATAA
- the LOC118855409 gene encoding olfactory receptor 1019, with protein sequence MDKRNHSMVTEFIFMGITQDPQLQIIFFVVFLAVYLINVVGNIGMIVLIVMDAQLHTPMYFFLCNLSLVDLGYSSAIAPRMLADFLTQHKVISFSSCATQFAFFVGFVDAECYVLAAMAYDRFVAICRPLHYSTIMSNRVCLVLTMGSYLAGLVSLIAHTSLTFSLDYCGSNIINHFFCEIPPLLALSCSDTYVSEILLFSLCGFIEFSTILIIFISYAFILVAILRISSAEGRLKAFSTCGSHLTGVTLFYGTVMFMYLRPTSAYSLDQDKWASVFYTVIIPMLNPMIYSLRNKDVKAAFKRLTSRKPQ encoded by the coding sequence ATGGATAAAAGAAACCACTCTATGGTCACAGAGTTTATTTTTATGGGCATCACCCAGGACCCACAGCTGCAGATTATCTTCTTTGTGGTATTTCTCGCTGTTTACCTGATCAATGTGGTAGGCAATATTGGTATGATTGTCCTCATTGTGATGGATGCACAACTACACactcccatgtacttcttcctttgCAACCTCTCCCTCGTGGATCTTGGCTACTCATCTGCCATTGCCCCCAGAATGTTGGCAGATTTCCTGACCCAGCACAAggtcatctccttctctagctgtGCCACCCAATTTGCCTTCTTCGTGGGGTTTGTGGATGCTGAGTGCTATGTCTTGGCTGCCATGGCATATGACCGTTTTGTGGCTATCTGCCGCCCACTTCATTATAGCACTATCATGTCTAACCGGGTCTGTCTGGTGCTTACCATGGGATCATACCTTGCTGGACTTGTGAGTCTGATAGCCCATACTTCACTCACATTCAGTCTAGACTATTGTGGTTCCAACATCATCAATCATTTCTTCTGTGAAATCCCACCACTCTTGGCTCTCTCTTGCTCAGACACTTATGTTAGTGAAATCTTACTCTTCAGCCTGTGTGGCTTCATTGAGTTCAGTACCATccttatcattttcatttcttatgccTTCATCCTTGTTGCCATCCTCAGGATCAGCTCTGCTGAAGGCCGGCTCAAAGCTTTCTCAACCTGTGGATCCCACCTCACTGGTGTCACCCTCTTCTATGGGACAGTCATGTTCATGTATCTTAGGCCAACATCTGCCTACTCTCTGGACCAAGACAAATGGGCTTCTGTGTTCtatactgttattatccctatgttGAACCCCATGATCTACAGTTTGAGGAATAAAGATGTAAAAGCTGCTTTCAAAAGACTGACCAGCAGAAAACCTCagtaa